The genomic DNA TTAATATATTATATAAAATTATAATATAGAATATACTATATTAATCAGGTTTTTGATAAAATGAGTAAAAAACAAAGTTTTCATGATTTAAAAGAAATGTTAGAACTTAGAGAAGGGGAAATTGATGAACTTAATCTTGAAATAGGTGAAAAAGATGAAAAAATAGCTAAACTAACAAGGTATATTGCCAAGCTGAAAAATGACAATAAAAGTTTAGAAATTAAAATGGAAAGTGAAATCAATAATGAGAAAGCTAAGCTTAAGGAACTTGACTTTCTTGAAGAAAAGTTAAAGGAAAAAGATGCCATTATTGAAGATAAACAAGATCAAGTAAAATATCTACGTGAATTAATAGATGACTATAGATTACAGATTAAAGAAGTTACAGAAAACCTTGAAGTTCAGCTTAGAAAAGTATCAAAAACCTATGAAGATTTACTAAATCAGAAAGATATGATTATTGAAAAACAGGACGAAAATATAGGTAGTCTAATAAAATCAACCGAAGAAATGAATAAAACTAATAAAACCAGTATGTACAGCCTTGAATCTCAAAATAAAAAGTATCAAAAGTTAATTGATAAACTAGAAGAAAAATTATAAAAGAAGTGAAAGTAAATGAAAATCTGTTTATATGGAGCAGCCAGCAGAAACATAGACAAAAGCTTTACAGATGAATGCTACAAACTAGGAGCTGAAATAGCTAAAAAAGGACATACACTAATCTTTGGTGGAGGAGATACTGGAATAATGGGTGCTGTCAGCCAGGGAGTAATTGACAACAATGGAAAAACAGTTGGAATAGCACCTGAATGGATTGATGATTTTGAAAAACTCTCACCAAACTGCAGTGAGTTCATCTATGTAGACTCAATGGATGAGAGAAAAAACCTATTTTTAGAAAAATCAGATGCATTTATAATAGCTCCCGGAGGAATAGGAACTTTAGATGAGCTATTTGAAATCCTTACACTTAAAAAATTAAAAAAACATGATAAAGAAATAATAATTTTCAATTTAAATAGCTATTATGATAAAATGATTGGAATGCTCAATGAAATGGATGAAAAAAAATTTTTAAACACCAAATTTGAGTTATTTAAAATAGCTGATACAGTTGATGATGTTTTAAACTATTTAGAGTAGGTAATATGAGTATAGAAATTAGAGAAGGCAGACCAGGTGAGGCAAGTTTAGTAGCACACCTCTTTTTTAAGCTATTTGAGAAAAATCATGACTTTCTTCCCACAGTTGAAGGTTATATTCTAAATTCAATAGCTGAATATTATGATGACTATGAAGACAATGGATTATGGGTAATAGATGACAATGGTGAAGTTAAAGGAGCAAACAGTGCTGTTAAAAAAGGTGAAAACCTTGCACAGCTAAGACTCTTCTGCATCCACGAATCCCTGCAGTCAAAAGGATATGGGAACAGACTACTTGAAATAGCTATGGATTTCTGCAGGAAAATGAACTATAATCATGTAATCTTATGGACAGTTGACATATGCAGTGAGGCACGTCATCTA from Methanobrevibacter woesei includes the following:
- a CDS encoding coiled-coil domain-containing protein, whose protein sequence is MSKKQSFHDLKEMLELREGEIDELNLEIGEKDEKIAKLTRYIAKLKNDNKSLEIKMESEINNEKAKLKELDFLEEKLKEKDAIIEDKQDQVKYLRELIDDYRLQIKEVTENLEVQLRKVSKTYEDLLNQKDMIIEKQDENIGSLIKSTEEMNKTNKTSMYSLESQNKKYQKLIDKLEEKL
- a CDS encoding LOG family protein; the protein is MKICLYGAASRNIDKSFTDECYKLGAEIAKKGHTLIFGGGDTGIMGAVSQGVIDNNGKTVGIAPEWIDDFEKLSPNCSEFIYVDSMDERKNLFLEKSDAFIIAPGGIGTLDELFEILTLKKLKKHDKEIIIFNLNSYYDKMIGMLNEMDEKKFLNTKFELFKIADTVDDVLNYLE
- a CDS encoding GNAT family N-acetyltransferase, producing MSIEIREGRPGEASLVAHLFFKLFEKNHDFLPTVEGYILNSIAEYYDDYEDNGLWVIDDNGEVKGANSAVKKGENLAQLRLFCIHESLQSKGYGNRLLEIAMDFCRKMNYNHVILWTVDICSEARHLYSKFGFELTETKENTEWADYKMTEEKWEVELE